The DNA region TCAACGCCGCTGAGCTGACCGGCGAGGGCACAGCGGCCAATGCGGAGAAAGCGGAGAAAGAGCTCTTCGGCGCCATGGGCATCAATCCGGACCATTTGTCTCTGGCCGACGGCTCCGGCCTGTCGCGGTTGAATCTGATCACGCCGCGAAGCATGATCGAACTGCTGGGTTATATGCGCCGGCAGACTTGCAGCGACTCTTTTTATCAGACGCTGCCCATCGCCGGCGTGGACGGCACGCTGAAAGGAAGAATGCGCGGCACCGCTGCGGCGGGGAACGTCCGCGCCAAAACCGGACTGGTGAGTCGGGTGCGGGCGCTGTCCGGCTACGCGACCACCTTGGACGG from bacterium includes:
- the dacB gene encoding D-alanyl-D-alanine carboxypeptidase/D-alanyl-D-alanine-endopeptidase is translated as VLQSRHIIVHGGVADIDEIPDFTYAPLEIYTLCATSSPPLQQIVTVVNKESNNLYAELLFRVNAAELTGEGTAANAEKAEKELFGAMGINPDHLSLADGSGLSRLNLITPRSMIELLGYMRRQTCSDSFYQTLPIAGVDGTLKGRMRGTAAAGNVRAKTGLVSRVRALSGYATTLDGEELAFSMIVNFYSVPTGSANQIQDLVCERMVNFKR